In the genome of Chryseobacterium oryzae, one region contains:
- a CDS encoding thioredoxin family protein codes for MKKTAIFSLLFFAALAFAQGIKFEEGNFKTLLAKAKKENKLIFIDAYAVWCGPCKLMVKNIFPLQSVGDHYNSHFVNAKIDMEKGEGIELAKKYNVKVFPTYLFINGDGEEVHRTIGYVEEKDFIQFAKDAEDPSKRLTSLKQKFEKGEKDPEFLLKLAELTMYSDAKLSNMVLERYFAAKPELNQTNLQLLFQVMKSTEDPSYKIFVDRKQDILKMLPEKNYDNINKNVKVNTILAKAYNPETKKYNDAYFLAETQKFMTQPEAEKLLVKVKSNKALKEKDFATYEKLALETYKDYSSASSEELNSVAWNFFENISTKTSLETAIKWAQESVNKNTNYANTDTLANLYHKIGDKKNAKIWAEKSIELAKASGEDSTDTEKLLKSL; via the coding sequence ATGAAAAAGACAGCAATATTTTCCTTATTATTCTTTGCAGCATTAGCTTTTGCACAGGGAATCAAATTTGAAGAGGGAAATTTTAAAACACTCTTAGCAAAGGCTAAGAAAGAAAACAAACTTATATTTATTGATGCTTATGCGGTATGGTGTGGACCGTGCAAATTGATGGTTAAAAACATCTTTCCGCTTCAATCTGTTGGAGATCATTACAACAGTCATTTCGTCAATGCTAAAATTGATATGGAAAAAGGAGAAGGTATTGAACTTGCCAAAAAATATAATGTAAAAGTTTTTCCTACTTACCTGTTTATTAACGGCGATGGCGAAGAAGTTCACAGAACGATTGGTTACGTAGAGGAAAAAGATTTTATCCAGTTTGCAAAAGATGCAGAAGACCCAAGCAAAAGGCTTACTTCCTTAAAACAAAAATTTGAAAAAGGAGAAAAAGATCCAGAATTTTTGTTAAAACTTGCAGAACTTACAATGTATAGCGATGCAAAACTATCCAATATGGTTCTTGAACGTTATTTTGCTGCCAAACCAGAGTTGAATCAAACAAACTTACAGCTTTTGTTTCAAGTTATGAAAAGCACCGAAGATCCATCATACAAAATTTTTGTGGACAGAAAACAAGATATTCTGAAAATGTTGCCTGAGAAAAATTATGATAACATCAATAAAAATGTAAAAGTTAATACGATTCTTGCTAAGGCATACAATCCTGAAACAAAAAAGTATAATGATGCATATTTCTTAGCGGAAACTCAAAAATTCATGACTCAGCCAGAAGCTGAAAAGCTATTGGTAAAAGTAAAATCTAACAAGGCTCTAAAAGAAAAAGATTTTGCAACTTATGAAAAGCTTGCTTTAGAAACGTATAAAGATTACTCTTCTGCATCTTCTGAAGAACTTAATTCTGTAGCGTGGAACTTTTTTGAAAATATCAGCACAAAGACCTCTTTAGAAACTGCTATAAAATGGGCTCAGGAATCGGTGAATAAAAATACAAATTATGCCAATACCGATACTTTGGCTAATCTTTACCATAAAATTGGTGATAAGAAAAACGCAAAAATCTGGGCAGAAAAATCTATTGAACTTGCAAAAGCAAGTGGAGAAGATTCTACTGATACAGAAAAACTTTTAAAGAGCCTGTAA
- the rplI gene encoding 50S ribosomal protein L9 has translation MDIILKKDVENLGLEFDTVSVKPGYARNFLLPQGYAVLATPKNKAALEATLEARKEEEAKLIAAANAKVEQLKKTSVTIPAKVGSGDRLFGSINNADLSAALEKAGVSVEKKYIKIPGNTIKRTGKVTANIRLHRNVEYNFEFDIVSDAPVEAPKAAPAKKEETPAEEA, from the coding sequence ATGGACATTATCCTAAAAAAAGACGTAGAAAACTTAGGTCTTGAGTTCGACACAGTAAGTGTAAAACCTGGTTACGCAAGAAACTTCTTATTACCGCAAGGTTATGCAGTTTTGGCTACTCCAAAAAATAAAGCTGCTTTAGAAGCTACTTTAGAAGCTAGAAAAGAAGAAGAAGCTAAATTGATCGCTGCAGCTAACGCTAAAGTGGAACAATTGAAGAAAACTTCTGTTACAATCCCTGCAAAAGTAGGATCAGGAGACAGATTATTCGGTTCTATCAACAATGCAGATCTTTCTGCTGCTCTTGAGAAAGCTGGTGTTTCTGTTGAGAAAAAATACATCAAAATTCCTGGTAACACAATTAAGAGAACAGGTAAAGTAACTGCTAACATCAGATTACACAGAAATGTAGAGTATAACTTCGAGTTTGATATCGTATCAGACGCACCGGTAGAAGCTCCAAAGGCTGCTCCTGCTAAAAAAGAAGAAACTCCTGCTGAAGAAGCTTAA
- the rpsR gene encoding 30S ribosomal protein S18 has protein sequence MAIDDMAKQASAGGESEVKFLTPLDINTKSEKKYCRFKKYGIKHVDYKDADFLLQFVNEQGKILPRRYTGTSLKYQRKVSAAIKRARHLALMPYVADLLK, from the coding sequence ATGGCAATAGATGATATGGCTAAACAAGCCTCAGCTGGAGGAGAATCTGAAGTAAAATTCCTTACTCCGCTTGATATCAATACAAAATCTGAAAAGAAATACTGTAGATTCAAAAAATACGGAATTAAGCATGTAGATTATAAAGATGCTGATTTCTTATTACAGTTCGTAAACGAGCAAGGTAAAATTTTACCAAGAAGATATACAGGAACTTCTTTAAAGTATCAAAGAAAAGTTTCTGCTGCAATTAAGAGAGCAAGACACCTTGCTTTGATGCCTTACGTAGCAGATTTATTAAAATAA
- the rpsF gene encoding 30S ribosomal protein S6 produces the protein MNNYETVFILTPVLSDAQVEEAVKKFEDLLKEKNCEIVTRENWGLKKLAYPIQLKKNGFYTLIEFKGEGSVVADLELAFKRDERVIRYLTTKLDKHAVEYAVTRRTKLKAAKA, from the coding sequence ATGAACAATTACGAGACTGTTTTCATTTTAACTCCCGTTCTATCTGATGCTCAGGTGGAGGAAGCAGTGAAAAAATTCGAAGATCTTTTAAAAGAAAAGAACTGCGAAATTGTAACAAGAGAAAATTGGGGATTAAAGAAATTAGCTTATCCTATTCAATTGAAAAAGAATGGATTCTATACTTTAATTGAGTTTAAAGGAGAAGGTTCTGTAGTAGCTGATCTAGAATTGGCATTCAAACGCGACGAAAGAGTAATCCGTTACCTTACTACAAAACTAGACAAGCATGCTGTAGAATATGCTGTAACAAGAAGAACTAAACTAAAGGCTGCAAAAGCTTAA
- a CDS encoding hydroxymethylglutaryl-CoA synthase family protein produces MTFGIEAASFYAPSLYLEIKDLAEKRGIEPAKLEKGLGLHKMGLPDVHEDAATFAAEALLKLITDYQINPKDISRIYIGTESALDAAKPTASYAMQMVEKYLENEFGERCFKNCDVVDMTFACIGAVDALHNSLDFVQANPDKKAIVIASDYAKYELSSPGEYTQGGGAVALLISSEPNLIEIENKWGVATESVFDFFKPRRQFKKEDLKESPENFPDKIEIFTDEPVFDGHYSNQCYQDRIREAYQHYKEITSTTKPYENWRYLIFHLPYAFHGKRVFTEIYSLENGISFDTLEEQKSVAKSEEYIQFINSKIEKSQRASSEIGNMYTASIFMALLSAFQSSYDENEDLSGEEIGFLAYGSGSKSKVFAGKVSPKWKKVVSKWNLFETLKNRLAIDFNTYEKLHRKQLEHSVNPDYNGFGLDRIELENPVLKGARYYQHK; encoded by the coding sequence ATGACTTTCGGAATTGAAGCAGCAAGCTTTTACGCACCATCTTTATACCTGGAAATTAAAGATTTAGCAGAAAAAAGAGGAATTGAACCCGCAAAACTTGAAAAAGGTTTAGGCTTACACAAAATGGGACTTCCAGATGTACACGAAGATGCCGCAACTTTCGCAGCAGAAGCTCTTTTGAAACTGATAACAGACTATCAGATTAATCCTAAAGACATTTCGAGAATATATATAGGAACAGAAAGTGCACTGGATGCAGCAAAACCAACAGCTTCTTATGCAATGCAGATGGTGGAAAAATATCTGGAAAATGAATTTGGTGAAAGATGCTTCAAAAACTGTGATGTGGTAGACATGACTTTCGCCTGCATTGGTGCGGTAGATGCTCTACATAATTCATTAGATTTTGTACAGGCAAATCCCGACAAAAAAGCGATTGTTATTGCAAGTGATTATGCAAAATACGAACTATCTTCACCCGGAGAATACACTCAGGGAGGTGGTGCAGTAGCACTTTTAATTTCTTCTGAGCCCAACTTAATTGAAATTGAAAATAAATGGGGCGTAGCTACAGAAAGTGTTTTCGATTTTTTTAAACCAAGACGTCAATTCAAAAAAGAGGACCTGAAAGAATCTCCCGAAAACTTTCCCGATAAAATAGAAATTTTTACAGATGAACCCGTCTTTGATGGACACTATTCTAACCAGTGTTATCAAGACAGAATTCGTGAAGCTTACCAACATTATAAAGAGATTACTTCTACAACAAAACCGTACGAAAACTGGAGATATTTAATTTTCCATCTTCCTTATGCTTTCCACGGAAAGCGTGTTTTTACAGAAATTTACAGCCTAGAAAACGGGATTTCTTTCGATACTCTTGAAGAACAAAAATCTGTAGCAAAATCTGAAGAATACATCCAGTTTATCAATTCAAAAATAGAAAAATCGCAACGGGCATCATCAGAAATAGGAAATATGTACACTGCGTCCATTTTTATGGCGTTGCTTTCTGCTTTTCAGTCTTCTTATGATGAAAATGAAGATTTATCGGGTGAAGAAATTGGCTTCTTGGCATACGGAAGTGGTTCAAAATCTAAAGTTTTTGCCGGAAAAGTTTCACCGAAATGGAAAAAAGTAGTTTCTAAATGGAATTTGTTTGAAACGCTGAAAAACCGATTAGCCATCGACTTCAACACCTACGAAAAATTGCACAGAAAACAGCTTGAACATTCTGTAAACCCAGATTACAACGGTTTCGGGCTGGATCGTATAGAACTCGAAAATCCTGTTCTGAAAGGTGCGAGATATTACCAGCACAAATAA
- the ribB gene encoding 3,4-dihydroxy-2-butanone-4-phosphate synthase, with the protein MSDIKLNTIPEAIEDLKNGKIIIVVDDEDRENEGDFLCAAELTTPEIINFMALHGRGLICMPLPEKRCDELGLEVMVSRSSDPKETAFTVSVDLLGKGTSTGISAGDRAKTILALMDENSKPTDFMRPGHIFPLRARKGGVLKRAGHTEAAIDLTCLAGLKEGGVICEIMNEDGTMSRLPELYAFAQKHDMKIVSIEDLIHYQLKKGNLIERIEERKVKTAYGEYDFFAFRETSNDQIHFALTKGAWTVDEPVLVRVQSSDSYFDVLTRLNNGEKPLLEKVTKMVNEEGKGAIIFINNVSNSENTLRKLQQFLNYQDGQQQHPTLAFNYRDYGIGTQILKNLGINKFKVITQNPNIRPQVGGYDVEVTEMVQL; encoded by the coding sequence ATGTCTGATATTAAATTAAATACTATTCCTGAGGCTATCGAAGACCTTAAAAATGGTAAAATAATCATAGTAGTAGATGATGAAGACAGAGAAAATGAAGGAGATTTTCTTTGTGCAGCTGAACTTACAACACCAGAAATCATCAATTTTATGGCACTTCACGGAAGAGGATTAATCTGTATGCCGCTTCCTGAAAAAAGATGTGACGAACTGGGGCTTGAAGTAATGGTAAGCAGAAGCAGCGACCCTAAAGAAACAGCTTTTACCGTTTCTGTAGATCTTTTAGGCAAAGGAACTTCTACCGGAATTTCTGCAGGAGACAGAGCTAAAACAATTCTTGCATTAATGGACGAAAATTCTAAACCTACGGATTTTATGCGTCCGGGACATATTTTCCCTTTAAGAGCGAGAAAAGGTGGTGTTTTGAAAAGAGCAGGTCATACCGAAGCAGCGATAGACTTAACATGTCTTGCCGGTCTTAAAGAGGGTGGGGTAATCTGCGAAATCATGAACGAAGACGGAACCATGTCGCGTTTACCAGAGTTATATGCCTTTGCTCAGAAACATGATATGAAAATTGTTTCTATTGAAGATTTAATTCATTATCAGCTTAAAAAAGGTAATTTAATTGAAAGAATTGAGGAAAGAAAGGTAAAAACAGCGTATGGAGAATACGATTTCTTTGCTTTTAGAGAAACCTCTAACGATCAGATTCACTTTGCGTTAACAAAAGGTGCGTGGACGGTAGATGAACCAGTTTTGGTGAGAGTTCAGTCTTCAGATTCGTACTTTGATGTATTGACCAGATTGAATAACGGAGAAAAACCACTGTTGGAAAAAGTAACAAAAATGGTTAATGAAGAAGGAAAAGGAGCGATTATTTTCATTAATAATGTTTCCAATTCAGAAAATACATTAAGAAAACTTCAGCAGTTTCTGAATTATCAGGACGGACAGCAACAGCATCCTACTTTGGCATTCAACTATAGAGATTATGGTATTGGAACGCAGATTTTAAAAAATTTAGGCATCAATAAATTCAAAGTAATTACTCAGAATCCTAATATCAGACCGCAGGTTGGGGGTTATGATGTTGAAGTAACGGAAATGGTTCAATTATAA
- a CDS encoding LLM class flavin-dependent oxidoreductase: protein MKNFEISVLDLAPVKRDKTIHDTYQDSLSLAKYVEDLGYKRFWLAEHHNMESIASSATSVLIGFIANGTRKIRVGSGGIMLPNHSSLIIAEQFGTLESLFPGRIDLGLGRAPGTDGLTAQALGRNPAIINEQFPKQILELQKYFSKENSDALVRAIPGEGLDIPMYILGSSTDSAWLAAELGLPYAFAGHFAPEQMEMAFNIYREHFVPSKYLEKPYIIACVNGVAAETSEEAHLISTTLYQAFINIIRNDRKPFAPPVVDMDDIWSPMEKSMVLQKLKFTLIGNQKEIEEKLKSFQERFKVDEIMINSHIYDHAKRLESYHIFRKAKNSVFGE from the coding sequence ATGAAAAACTTCGAAATATCTGTATTGGATTTGGCTCCGGTAAAAAGGGATAAAACCATTCACGACACGTATCAGGACAGTTTATCTTTGGCAAAATATGTTGAAGATTTAGGATATAAAAGATTCTGGCTTGCAGAACATCATAATATGGAAAGTATTGCGAGTTCTGCAACTTCGGTACTTATAGGTTTTATCGCGAATGGAACCCGAAAAATAAGAGTGGGTTCAGGAGGAATAATGCTTCCCAATCACAGTTCTTTAATTATTGCAGAACAGTTCGGAACATTAGAATCTCTATTCCCCGGAAGAATAGATCTCGGTTTGGGAAGAGCTCCGGGAACAGACGGTTTAACGGCTCAGGCATTAGGAAGAAATCCGGCAATAATTAATGAGCAGTTTCCAAAACAGATTTTAGAACTTCAAAAATATTTCTCCAAAGAAAATTCTGATGCTTTGGTTAGAGCTATTCCGGGAGAAGGACTAGATATTCCGATGTATATTTTAGGATCGAGTACAGACAGCGCGTGGCTTGCTGCGGAACTTGGTTTGCCTTATGCGTTTGCAGGGCATTTTGCTCCGGAACAGATGGAAATGGCTTTTAATATTTACAGAGAACATTTTGTGCCTTCCAAATATTTAGAAAAACCATACATTATTGCCTGTGTAAATGGAGTTGCTGCCGAAACTTCTGAAGAAGCTCATTTAATTTCCACCACTCTGTATCAGGCGTTTATTAATATTATAAGAAACGACAGAAAACCTTTTGCACCGCCCGTGGTAGATATGGATGATATTTGGTCGCCTATGGAAAAATCTATGGTACTTCAAAAACTTAAATTTACTTTAATTGGAAATCAAAAAGAGATTGAAGAAAAATTAAAAAGTTTTCAGGAGAGATTTAAGGTCGATGAAATCATGATAAATTCGCATATTTACGACCATGCCAAAAGACTGGAGTCTTATCATATTTTCAGAAAAGCAAAAAACTCCGTATTTGGCGAATAA
- a CDS encoding M1 family aminopeptidase, producing MKNIYLVLLSVFFINSLEAQSINLEKKGLIAKEMKSFSAKMEAGNINNNTLNYDLQYQRMDVTVDPAFLQISGSVTSHFKPSQSLNAIYFDLNNNMPVSQVTYHGQSLNFQQLSTKELKINFTSSLPANVLDSLTIQYSGVPSASNGAFFNGTQNGNAVLSTLNEPYGAQDWFPTKQSLNDKIERFDIKVTTPSQYNVAANGKLMSENILPNGQKLTFWRTQYPTAAYLIAFSITNFVKINDTMGNPPFPFVNYVFPSTSLNTSSMINIDWTKTVMNTFETYFGAYPFRNEKYGHMEFQAGGGMEHQTMSSMGAWSKDLIAHELAHQWFGDKVTCGLWNDIWLNEGFATFGEHVANEKLLMTNSQFLSYLLNQKNYITSSPGGSVYVPDSSLGNINAIFNSRLSYAKGGYVVRMIKWILGDTVFYQALKDYHARPNLAYNYVKTADLNASLLQSTGKDFTEFFNDWVYGQGYPMYDIRWKQVGNQLTVKASQTQSHPSVSFFEMPLPIKVTGTSGQTAYLVLNNTANNQYFTENITFPISSIQFNYDYQMIENNSTVTQDNNLNVKEVKNTEVHIYPIPAKNELFVSGLRKEAEFKIYSSDARLIKSGITNQKVDISSLEKGVYFIVIDYKNFKFIKE from the coding sequence ATGAAAAATATATATCTAGTTCTTTTAAGTGTTTTTTTTATCAATTCACTGGAAGCTCAGAGTATAAACCTGGAAAAAAAGGGATTAATTGCTAAAGAAATGAAATCTTTTTCTGCAAAAATGGAAGCAGGAAATATTAATAACAATACTTTGAATTACGATTTGCAGTATCAGAGAATGGATGTAACGGTAGATCCTGCTTTTTTGCAGATTTCTGGTTCGGTAACCTCTCATTTCAAACCTTCTCAATCCCTCAACGCTATTTATTTTGATCTGAATAATAATATGCCTGTGTCGCAGGTTACTTATCATGGGCAAAGTCTTAATTTTCAGCAGCTTTCTACTAAAGAACTGAAGATTAATTTCACATCATCTCTGCCTGCAAATGTGCTCGATTCTCTCACTATACAATATTCTGGAGTCCCTTCTGCCTCTAACGGAGCTTTTTTTAACGGGACACAAAACGGTAATGCTGTTTTATCTACTCTAAATGAACCTTATGGCGCACAGGATTGGTTTCCTACAAAACAAAGTCTTAACGATAAAATTGAAAGATTCGATATAAAAGTAACCACTCCTTCTCAGTATAATGTAGCAGCCAATGGTAAACTGATGTCTGAAAACATTTTACCCAACGGACAAAAACTTACTTTTTGGAGAACGCAATATCCCACAGCTGCCTATCTTATAGCATTTTCTATTACGAATTTTGTTAAAATAAACGATACTATGGGAAATCCTCCTTTTCCGTTTGTTAATTACGTTTTCCCGTCTACCTCTCTCAATACTTCAAGTATGATTAATATAGACTGGACAAAAACTGTAATGAATACTTTTGAAACCTATTTTGGTGCTTATCCTTTCAGAAACGAAAAATATGGGCACATGGAATTTCAGGCTGGTGGCGGAATGGAGCATCAGACAATGTCTTCTATGGGTGCATGGAGTAAAGATTTAATTGCTCATGAACTAGCCCACCAATGGTTTGGAGACAAAGTAACCTGCGGTTTGTGGAATGATATATGGCTTAATGAAGGTTTTGCTACTTTTGGAGAACATGTTGCCAACGAAAAATTACTGATGACGAATTCTCAGTTTCTGAGCTATCTACTCAATCAAAAAAATTATATTACAAGTTCTCCGGGGGGAAGTGTGTATGTTCCGGACAGTAGTCTTGGCAACATCAATGCGATATTTAACAGTCGATTATCATACGCTAAAGGAGGATATGTGGTAAGAATGATTAAATGGATTTTAGGAGATACTGTTTTTTATCAGGCACTTAAAGATTATCACGCAAGACCTAATTTAGCATATAATTATGTAAAAACAGCAGACCTTAATGCATCTTTATTGCAATCTACAGGAAAAGATTTTACAGAGTTTTTTAATGATTGGGTTTACGGACAAGGTTATCCCATGTATGATATCAGATGGAAGCAGGTGGGAAATCAGCTTACTGTAAAAGCATCACAAACGCAAAGTCATCCGTCAGTATCTTTTTTTGAAATGCCTTTGCCAATAAAAGTTACAGGAACTAGCGGTCAGACCGCTTATCTGGTGCTTAATAATACAGCAAATAATCAGTATTTTACGGAAAATATTACGTTTCCCATCTCCAGTATTCAGTTCAATTATGATTATCAGATGATCGAGAATAATTCTACAGTTACGCAGGATAATAATTTGAATGTTAAAGAGGTGAAAAATACTGAAGTACATATCTATCCCATTCCTGCAAAGAATGAATTGTTTGTTTCTGGTCTCAGAAAAGAAGCAGAATTTAAGATTTATTCTTCCGATGCAAGATTAATTAAATCCGGAATTACAAACCAAAAAGTAGATATTTCATCTTTAGAAAAAGGAGTGTATTTTATAGTGATCGATTATAAGAATTTCAAGTTTATAAAAGAATAA
- the dacB gene encoding D-alanyl-D-alanine carboxypeptidase/D-alanyl-D-alanine endopeptidase — MVNFRKYISGITVLAAGFLLAQTTVSSVLYSHNTDNSRVLSLPSPVEIVEKAVLSPKDLVDISVNTMMTDPVLKNATWGFVVYDPKSKKIISSYNESTPLVPASTTKLLTTETALSLLGENYRWMTQLEYSGNIDENGVLNGNIYIVGSGDPSLGTNKAGAASYKDIVADFVSGIKNEGIKKVNGDIIIQTALFKGNISRLPENVVWLENNNYYLPAGTTKEINPANEKLIVKKSMTPGSDKKFFYVSPYADQMVYAEKYEGNGTLTTKLPDAPAFLANSFKANLLKSGVAVTGKVTPKISDSSPEIRKKVSVYQSPTLADIVYYTNQRSDNSLAEALLKVVGFYKMGDQTSESGRIVVNNHLKDIAFDVEGLNYIDGSGLSRSNKVTPIAQVKYLSSLMNTKIYKTYFDSLPIGGQSGTLKRMFLTNGNGQVFAKTGTLNKVKTLAGYLKTNTGKTLVFSLMVNNYSGSVDQVKSRMEKIIGPALDL; from the coding sequence ATGGTAAATTTCAGAAAATATATTTCAGGTATTACGGTTTTAGCTGCCGGATTTTTATTGGCGCAGACTACCGTATCTTCGGTTCTTTACTCTCACAATACAGATAATTCCAGAGTTTTAAGTCTGCCTTCTCCTGTTGAAATTGTAGAAAAAGCGGTTTTGTCTCCTAAAGATTTAGTAGACATCAGCGTTAATACGATGATGACAGATCCTGTGCTTAAAAATGCGACTTGGGGATTTGTGGTATATGATCCGAAAAGCAAAAAGATTATTTCATCTTACAACGAAAGTACTCCGCTTGTTCCTGCTTCTACTACAAAACTTCTTACAACAGAAACAGCTTTAAGCTTATTGGGAGAAAATTATCGTTGGATGACTCAGTTAGAGTATTCAGGAAATATTGATGAGAATGGGGTATTAAACGGTAATATTTATATTGTAGGAAGTGGAGATCCTTCTTTAGGAACCAATAAAGCGGGAGCTGCGTCTTATAAAGATATTGTTGCCGATTTTGTTTCGGGAATTAAAAATGAAGGAATTAAAAAGGTAAATGGAGATATCATTATTCAGACAGCACTTTTCAAAGGGAATATCTCTAGACTTCCGGAAAATGTGGTTTGGCTGGAAAATAACAATTATTATTTGCCCGCAGGTACCACTAAAGAGATTAATCCTGCAAACGAGAAGCTTATCGTAAAAAAATCTATGACGCCTGGTTCGGATAAGAAATTTTTCTATGTTTCTCCGTACGCTGATCAAATGGTTTATGCCGAAAAATATGAAGGAAACGGAACTTTAACTACAAAACTTCCCGATGCACCTGCATTTTTAGCCAATTCATTTAAGGCAAATTTACTTAAAAGCGGTGTGGCAGTTACAGGAAAAGTTACCCCGAAAATATCAGATTCTTCTCCGGAAATCAGAAAAAAAGTGAGTGTTTATCAATCTCCAACTTTGGCAGATATCGTGTATTATACGAACCAAAGAAGTGATAATTCCTTAGCGGAAGCTTTACTAAAAGTGGTTGGTTTTTATAAAATGGGCGACCAAACTTCAGAATCGGGTAGAATAGTGGTGAACAACCACCTAAAAGATATTGCTTTTGATGTAGAAGGTTTAAATTATATAGACGGAAGCGGCTTATCCAGAAGCAATAAAGTAACACCTATTGCTCAGGTAAAATATCTTTCTTCTCTGATGAATACTAAAATCTACAAAACTTATTTTGATTCTTTACCTATTGGAGGACAATCCGGAACTTTGAAAAGGATGTTTTTAACCAACGGAAACGGTCAGGTTTTTGCCAAAACCGGAACTTTAAATAAGGTAAAGACTTTAGCAGGATATTTAAAAACAAATACTGGTAAAACATTGGTTTTTTCTTTAATGGTTAATAATTACTCCGGATCTGTAGATCAGGTAAAAAGCAGAATGGAAAAAATTATAGGACCGGCATTGGATCTTTAA